From the genome of Halobellus litoreus, one region includes:
- the smc gene encoding chromosome segregation protein SMC encodes MHIKELVLDGFKSFGRTTRIPFYEDFTVVTGPNGSGKSNIIDGVLFALGLARTRGIRAEKLTDLIYNPGHADGSDDGEGGTGGPKEATVTVVLDNGDGTLDRAQVVNAAGSDNVGDVSEISVKRRVKETEDNYYSYYYLNGRACNLSDIQDLLAQAGITPEGYNVVMQGDVTEIINMTAYQRRGIIDEIAGVAEFDAKKEDAFEELDAVEGRIEEADLRIEEKEDRLEKLEDERETALEYQSLREEREEYEGYQKAAELEDKRADLEATERRVEKKESTLAEHREELDRREGRVTRLEDELDDLTKEIERKGEDEQLRIKSEIEEVKGEIDRLENAIEAAEERIEDAESERRNAFVQLDRKQEEIDDLDEEIRSVKVEKASVKSDIGSLETDLAEVQAEIDDVDTEYDELKAELGEKKERLEELKTEKNERQREKDRLLDETRRRATEISEAEDEIEELRQTLPDLQAEVSDLHSELDKAEKNESKIEGIVEDLRAEKADLKADLDEVVEEIQSKQSEYATLEARAGDDGDNSWPRAVTTIRNAGLSGVHGTVGELGAVDGEYASACETAAGGRLAHVVVDDDGVGSDCIDYLKSRNAGRATFLPITKMEDRGLPRLPDHPGVVDFARNLVDYDAEYESVFSYVLGSTLVVEDMETARDLMGDYRMVTLDGDLVERSGAMTGGSGGGSRYSFSKSGGGRLERLAEEIEELEDRRRSLQAEIREKDEDIEDARSRAADARDRVRSLESDVEDAEAAVEDAEREIEDLESEIERLREERADVDEEMREIDAEIDAVDEEIDAVQAEIDELEGELADSKIPELTAEVEEIEAEIDEKEERMDDLDGRLNELQLQRQYAEETIEDLEETVESAQEKKADARDVIREKQAEIEDREETLEAKREAVEALEEELKELKSERSDLQATLREAKSERDEKRDEVDKIESKLESLRDSVERLSWEIDELESTVGEYDPEEIPDHDEVEAEIERLTEEMEALEPVNMLAIDEYDEVNAELEDLQERRDVLVEERDAIEERIDRFEAQKKATFMDAFDAINENFTDIFERLSDGTGELHLENPEDPFEEGLTMKAQPGDKPIQRLNAMSGGEKSLTALAFIFAIQRHNPAPFYALDEIDAFLDAANAERVGEMVDDLSGDAQFVVVSHRSALLERSERAIGVTMQGDNVSAVTGIQLGDDEGEEAEVPADD; translated from the coding sequence ATGCATATCAAAGAGCTCGTCCTCGACGGTTTCAAAAGCTTCGGGCGGACGACGCGCATCCCGTTCTACGAGGACTTCACGGTCGTCACGGGGCCGAACGGCTCCGGGAAGTCGAACATCATCGACGGCGTGCTGTTCGCGCTCGGCCTGGCCCGGACGCGCGGCATCCGCGCCGAGAAACTCACCGATCTGATCTACAACCCCGGTCACGCCGACGGGAGCGACGACGGCGAGGGCGGAACGGGCGGTCCCAAGGAGGCGACGGTCACGGTCGTCCTCGACAACGGCGACGGGACGCTCGACCGCGCGCAGGTCGTCAACGCCGCCGGCAGCGACAACGTCGGCGACGTCTCGGAGATCAGCGTCAAGCGCCGGGTCAAGGAGACCGAGGACAACTACTACTCGTATTACTACCTCAACGGCCGCGCCTGCAACCTCTCGGACATCCAGGACCTCCTCGCGCAGGCGGGCATCACCCCCGAGGGGTACAACGTCGTGATGCAGGGCGACGTCACCGAGATCATCAACATGACCGCCTACCAGCGGCGGGGGATCATCGACGAGATCGCCGGCGTCGCCGAGTTCGACGCGAAGAAGGAGGACGCCTTCGAGGAACTCGACGCCGTCGAGGGGCGGATCGAGGAGGCCGATCTCCGGATCGAGGAGAAAGAGGATCGGCTGGAAAAACTCGAAGACGAACGCGAGACTGCCCTCGAGTACCAGTCGCTCCGCGAGGAGCGCGAGGAGTACGAGGGCTACCAGAAGGCGGCGGAGCTCGAAGACAAGCGCGCTGACCTCGAAGCGACCGAGAGGCGGGTCGAGAAGAAGGAGTCGACCCTCGCCGAACACCGGGAGGAACTGGACCGCCGCGAGGGGCGGGTCACCCGGCTCGAAGACGAACTCGACGACCTGACAAAGGAGATCGAGCGGAAGGGCGAGGACGAGCAACTTCGGATCAAATCCGAGATCGAGGAGGTCAAAGGCGAGATCGACCGGCTGGAGAACGCGATCGAGGCCGCCGAGGAGCGGATCGAGGACGCCGAGAGCGAGCGGCGGAACGCGTTCGTCCAGTTGGACCGAAAGCAGGAGGAGATCGACGACCTCGACGAGGAGATCCGCTCTGTCAAGGTCGAGAAGGCCTCCGTGAAGTCCGACATCGGCTCGCTGGAGACCGACCTCGCGGAGGTGCAGGCCGAGATCGACGACGTCGACACCGAGTACGACGAACTGAAGGCCGAACTGGGTGAAAAGAAGGAGCGCCTCGAGGAGCTGAAAACCGAGAAGAACGAGCGCCAGCGCGAGAAGGACCGGCTGCTCGACGAGACGCGCCGGCGGGCCACCGAGATCTCCGAGGCCGAAGACGAGATCGAGGAACTGCGGCAGACGCTCCCCGACCTGCAGGCCGAGGTCTCGGACCTCCACTCGGAACTCGACAAGGCCGAGAAGAACGAATCGAAGATCGAGGGGATCGTCGAGGACCTGCGCGCGGAGAAGGCCGACCTGAAGGCTGACCTCGACGAGGTCGTCGAGGAGATCCAGTCGAAACAGTCCGAATACGCCACGCTGGAGGCCCGCGCGGGCGACGACGGCGACAACTCCTGGCCGCGGGCGGTCACGACGATCCGGAACGCCGGGCTCTCCGGCGTCCACGGCACCGTCGGCGAACTGGGCGCGGTCGACGGCGAGTACGCCAGCGCCTGCGAGACCGCCGCCGGCGGCCGACTCGCCCACGTCGTGGTCGACGACGACGGCGTCGGCTCCGACTGCATCGACTACCTGAAGTCCCGGAACGCCGGCCGGGCGACGTTCCTCCCGATCACGAAGATGGAGGACCGCGGGCTCCCCCGCCTGCCCGACCACCCCGGCGTCGTCGACTTCGCGCGTAACCTGGTCGACTACGACGCCGAGTACGAGTCCGTCTTCTCGTACGTGCTGGGCTCGACGCTGGTGGTCGAGGATATGGAGACCGCTCGCGACCTGATGGGCGACTACCGGATGGTGACGCTCGACGGCGACCTAGTCGAGCGCTCCGGCGCGATGACCGGCGGCTCCGGCGGCGGCTCCCGGTACTCCTTCTCGAAGTCCGGCGGCGGCCGACTCGAACGGCTCGCCGAGGAGATCGAGGAACTAGAGGACCGACGCCGGAGTCTCCAGGCGGAGATCAGAGAGAAAGACGAGGACATCGAGGACGCCCGGAGCCGCGCCGCCGACGCCCGCGACCGGGTCCGCTCGCTCGAATCCGACGTCGAGGACGCCGAGGCCGCCGTCGAAGACGCCGAGCGCGAGATCGAAGACCTGGAATCCGAGATCGAACGGCTCCGCGAGGAACGGGCCGACGTCGACGAGGAGATGCGGGAGATCGACGCCGAGATCGACGCGGTCGACGAGGAGATCGACGCCGTCCAGGCGGAGATCGACGAACTGGAGGGCGAACTCGCCGACTCGAAGATCCCGGAACTGACCGCCGAGGTCGAAGAGATCGAGGCCGAGATCGACGAGAAGGAAGAGCGGATGGACGACCTCGACGGTCGGCTCAACGAACTCCAACTCCAGCGGCAGTACGCCGAGGAGACGATCGAGGACCTCGAAGAGACGGTCGAGAGCGCCCAGGAGAAGAAGGCCGACGCCCGCGACGTCATCAGGGAGAAGCAAGCCGAAATCGAGGACCGGGAGGAGACGCTCGAAGCCAAACGCGAGGCCGTCGAAGCGCTCGAAGAAGAGCTGAAAGAGCTGAAATCCGAGCGCTCGGACCTGCAGGCGACGCTGCGGGAGGCCAAGAGCGAGCGCGACGAGAAGCGCGACGAGGTCGACAAGATCGAGTCGAAACTGGAGTCGCTGCGGGACAGCGTCGAACGCCTCTCCTGGGAGATCGACGAGCTCGAGTCGACGGTCGGCGAGTACGATCCCGAGGAGATCCCCGACCACGACGAGGTCGAGGCCGAGATCGAACGGCTCACCGAGGAGATGGAGGCGCTCGAACCGGTGAATATGCTCGCGATCGACGAGTACGACGAGGTGAACGCGGAACTGGAGGATCTCCAGGAGCGCCGCGACGTCCTCGTCGAGGAGCGCGACGCCATCGAGGAGCGGATCGACCGCTTCGAGGCCCAGAAGAAGGCGACGTTCATGGACGCCTTCGACGCGATCAACGAGAACTTCACCGACATCTTCGAGCGACTCTCCGACGGCACGGGCGAACTCCACCTCGAGAACCCCGAGGACCCGTTCGAGGAGGGACTGACGATGAAGGCCCAGCCCGGCGACAAGCCGATCCAGCGGCTGAACGCGATGTCGGGCGGGGAGAAGTCCCTGACCGCGTTGGCGTTCATCTTCGCGATCCAGCGGCACAACCCCGCCCCGTTCTACGCGCTCGACGAGATCGACGCGTTCCTCGACGCCGCCAACGCCGAGCGCGTCGGCGAGATGGTCGACGACCTCTCGGGGGACGCGCAGTTCGTCGTCGTCTCGCATCGTTCCGCCCTCCTGGAGCGCTCCGAGCGCGCCATCGGCGTGACGATGCAGGGCGACAACGTCAGCGCCGTCACCGGGATCCAGTTGGGCGACGACGAGGGCGAGGAGGCGGAGGTGCCCGCGGATGACTGA